One Hemibagrus wyckioides isolate EC202008001 linkage group LG09, SWU_Hwy_1.0, whole genome shotgun sequence DNA segment encodes these proteins:
- the ganc gene encoding neutral alpha-glucosidase C isoform X1, whose translation MAEPGQDKSASTGELQSVVPDDEGKSKFKRAENIMFYKRQKARAASQYCALLDTLSLRERGAAVELCVYNSQSEQEHLLLLIHKIPNGTLRFTIDELQPVRARYKAEDVLMGEPKYEQLRIEWKRVDCVSLTWGSGQYHVHIFAFPFHLEILCGDKALVTFNPEGRFCFETLSNPARPSSSSPQGKENTGLWKETFRQFQDINANGPSSVGIDLRLHGFSHAYGIPEHADSLQLKDTSGGEPYRLYNLDVFAYKINSRLGLYGSVPLLLAHNLDRTLGIFWLNPSETLVDLQYDSSDQEEEDAPQVKKRRVDSQIDVHWVSESGIIDCFILLGPSPTKVFSQYAQLTGYQALPPLFSLGYHQCRWNYKDEKDVKAVDAGFDLHTIPYDVIWLDIDHTEGKRYFTWDSKLFPNPVDMQLHLQRKNRKLVVINDPHIKADLDWPFFCESRDGGHFVKDRDGGLYHGTCWPGDSCYLDFSSSRTRSWYARQFSLDKYKGSTESLFVWNDMNEPSVFYGPEQTMPKDLLHYSGWEHRELHNLYGFFQHMATFEGLITRSAGLERPFVLSRSFFAGSQRMGAVWTGDNVATWEYLKISIPMLLSLSVTGMQFCGADVGGFVQDPDPELLVRWYQAGALQPFYRGHSAKQTKRREPWLFGDAVTSAVRAAIQQRYCLLPYWYTLFHLAHTSALPPMRPLWVEFPKETETFTVENQYMIGNALLACPVTDPRVTEVRILLPGSDELWYDVSNGGVHRGGKVLTLPVTLETVPVLQRGGTIVTRRTGCGSCTADLKQHPFTLTIALDLEGNAEGLLYEDDGHSFSYRDKKQFCLRKFSMHSGRLSSSCADEEALFISGGKLESVVILGQKKVKKNPTLKSTAGKRKIKFEFQPKQALLTLTGLDLDIHTDWEIRINN comes from the exons ATGGCGGAACCTGGACAAGACAAGAGTGCTTCAACAGGCGAGCTCCAGAG cgtCGTTCCTGACGATGAGGGTAAATCAAAATTTAAGAGAGCCGAAAACATCATGTTTTACAA GAGACAGAAAGCCAGAGCTGCGTCTCAGTACTGTGCCTTATTGGACACTTTAAGCCTGCGAGAGAGAGGAGCAGctgtggagctgtgtgtgtacaacTCTCAG TCTGAACAGGAACACTTGCTTCTCCTAATCCATAAAATTCCTAATGGAACGTTGAGATTTACGATTGATGAACTGCAGCCTGTCAGAGCACGCTATAAAGCTGAAGATGTCTTAATGGGAGAACCAAAATATGAGCA gTTGAGGATTGAGTGGAAGAGAGTTGACTGTGTTTCTCTGACATGGGGTTCAGGGCAGTACCATGTCCACATCTTTGCTTTCCCTTTCCACCTAGAGATTCTCTGTGGGGACAAGGCATTGGTCACATTTAATCCTGAAGGCAGATTCTGCTTTGAGACTCTGTCTAATCCAGCCAG GCCATCCTCTAGTTCACCTCAG GGTAAAGAAAATACAGGGCTGTGGAAAGAGACATTCAGACAGTTTCAAGACATCAACGCAAATG GTCCCAGTTCAGTGGGTATTGACCTTAGGCTCCATGGTTTCAGCCATGCTTATGGTATTCCTGAGCATGCAGATTCTCTCCAATTGAAGGACACCAG TGGTGGTGAACCGTATCGACTGTACAACCTGGATGTGTTTGCCTACAAGATCAACAGCAGACTGGGGCTTTATGGttctgttcctcttctgttagCTCACAACCTAGACAGGACGCTGGGCATCTTCTGGCTCAACCCCTCAGAAACTCTGGTAGATCTGCAGTATGACTCAAGCGATCAGGAG GAAGAAGATGCCCCACAAGTGAAGAAGAGAAGGGTAGATTCTCAAATTGATGTGCACTGGGTGTCAGAGAGTGGAATAATTGATTGTTTCATACTGCTTGGACCTTCCCCCACCAAAGTGTTTTCTCAGTATGCACAGCTCACAG GATACCAAGCCTTGCCACCTTTGTTTTCTCTGGGATATCACCAGTGTCGCTGGAACTATAAGGATGAAAAGGATGTGAAAGCCGTTGATGCTGGCTTCGATCTCCATACCATCCCTTATGATGTAATCTGGCTGGACATAGACCACACTGAAGGCAAGCGCTACTTTACCTGGGATTCCAAACTGTTTCCTAACCCAGTGGATATGCAGCTCCATCTGCAGAGAAAGAACAGGAAG TTGGTGGTTATCAATGATCCCCATATCAAGGCTGACCTTGATTGGCCTTTTTTCTGTGAATCCAGAGATGGAGGCCATTTTGTGAAGGACAGAGATGGTGGACTTTACCATGGAACATGCTGGCCAG GTGATTCCTGCTACTTGGACTTCAGTAGCTCAAGGACACGGTCATGGTATGCCAGGCAGTTCTCACTTGACAAGTATAAA GGGTCTACAGAGTCCTTGTTTGTGTGGAATGACATGAACGAGCCCTCTGTCTTTTATGGACCCGAGCAGACAATGCCTAAAGACTTGCTTCATTATTCAGGCTGGGAACATAGGGAATTACACAACCTGTATGGCTTCTTCCAG CACATGGCTACTTTTGAGGGTTTGATAACTCGCTCTGCTGGCTTGGAGAGACCATTTGTTCTGTCACGCTCCTTCTTTGCAGGGTCTCAGAGAATGG GTGCTGTATGGACAGGAGACAATGTTGCTACCTGGGAGTATCTGAAGATCTCAATCCCTATGCTGTTGTCACTGAGTGTAACTGGAATGCAGTTTTGTGGTG CTGATGTAGGTGGCTTTGTGCAGGATCCTGACCCGGAGTTGCTGGTGCGTTGGTACCAGGCGGGCGCGCTGCAGCCTTTCTATAGAGGCCACTCGGCTAAACAGACCAAGCGGCGTGAGCCCTGGCTGTTTGGGGATGCAGTTACTTCAGCAGTGCGAGCAGCAATCCAGCAGAGATATTGCCTCTTGCCTTATTGGTACACACTCTTTCACCTAGCCCATACCTCAGCATTGCCCCCAATGAG ACCACTGTGGGTGGAGTTTCCAAAGGAGACCGAAACCTTCACTGTGGAAAACCAGTACATGATTG GCAATGCTCTCCTGGCTTGTCCTGTGACTGACCCAAGAGTCACAGAGGTCAGGATTTTACTACCGGGGTCAGATGAG CTGTGGTATGATGTCAGCAACGGAGGTGTGCACAGAGGAGGCAAGGTTCTGACACTTcctgtgacactggagaca GTGCCTGTGCTCCAGCGTGGAGGAACAATTGTGACGAGGAGAACAGGCTGTGGTTCCTGTACTGCTGATCTCAAACAACATCCTTTCACTCTTACTATAGCCCTGGACCTGGAG GGCAATGCTGAAGGTCTGCTGTATGAGGATGATGGACACTCCTTCAGCTACAGGGACAAAAAGCAGTTCTGTTTGCGTAAATTCTCTATGCATTCTGGCAGACTCagtagcag ctGTGCAGATGAAGAAGCGCTCTTTATCTCTGGTGGTAAACTGGAGTCAGTGGTGATTCTGGGTcagaaaaaagtgaaaaagaatcCTACTCTAAAATCAA CTGcagggaaaagaaaaatcaaatttGAGTTTCAACCAAAGCAAGCTCTGCTGACGCTGACGGGCTTGGACCTGGATATACACACAGATTGGGAAATCAGAATTAATAATTAG
- the LOC131359788 gene encoding THAP domain-containing protein 6-like gives MPVQCAAYGCKNRRNANLRKQGVTFHRFPTDAKLRKIWETALRKEGFSATPHSVLCSQHFTEDAIDRTGQIVRLREGAVPSIFNFPAHLQKKPIKPRKTATSQKAAAPYEVVVVKADSNTNKDKTETLVCDEHSYALDPSPNRVKDRLAQALANMERLQRQLRNAKDRERRCKTTLKSALDDLKERNLITDELHQRLDLYSSL, from the exons ATGCCGGTACAATGCGCAGCGTATGGGTGTAAGAATCGTCGCAACGCAAATCTAAGAAAACAAGGGGTCACTTTCCACAG GTTTCCCACTGATGCTAAGCTGAGAAAAATTTGGGAGACTGCTCTGAGAAAAGAGGGGTTTTCAGCCACTCCTCATTCAGTTCTGTGTAGCCAGCATTTCACAGAGGATGCCATCGACCGAACTGGGCAGATTGTTCGCCTACGTGAAGGAGCTGTCCCATCCATTTTTAATTTCccagcacaccttcagaaa AAACCCATTAAACCAAGAAAGACTGCAACATCACAAAAGGCTGCTGCTCCATATGAAGTAGTGGTGGTGAAAGCAGACAGCAATACCAACAAAGACAAAACAGAAACTTTGGTTTGTGAT GAGCACTCGTATGCATTGGATCCGTCACCTAACAGAGTGAAAGACAGATTGGCGCAGGCCCTGGCAAACATGGAGCGCCTCCAGCGTCAACTCCGTAATGccaaggacagagagagaagatgcaAGACAACACTGAAGAGTGCCTTGGATGACCTAAAAGAGAGAAATCTCATCACAGATGAACTTCATCAAAGACTGGATCTGTATTCAAGTCTTTAG
- the ganc gene encoding neutral alpha-glucosidase C isoform X2 — MSKILCGDKALVTFNPEGRFCFETLSNPARPSSSSPQGKENTGLWKETFRQFQDINANGPSSVGIDLRLHGFSHAYGIPEHADSLQLKDTSGGEPYRLYNLDVFAYKINSRLGLYGSVPLLLAHNLDRTLGIFWLNPSETLVDLQYDSSDQEEEDAPQVKKRRVDSQIDVHWVSESGIIDCFILLGPSPTKVFSQYAQLTGYQALPPLFSLGYHQCRWNYKDEKDVKAVDAGFDLHTIPYDVIWLDIDHTEGKRYFTWDSKLFPNPVDMQLHLQRKNRKLVVINDPHIKADLDWPFFCESRDGGHFVKDRDGGLYHGTCWPGDSCYLDFSSSRTRSWYARQFSLDKYKGSTESLFVWNDMNEPSVFYGPEQTMPKDLLHYSGWEHRELHNLYGFFQHMATFEGLITRSAGLERPFVLSRSFFAGSQRMGAVWTGDNVATWEYLKISIPMLLSLSVTGMQFCGADVGGFVQDPDPELLVRWYQAGALQPFYRGHSAKQTKRREPWLFGDAVTSAVRAAIQQRYCLLPYWYTLFHLAHTSALPPMRPLWVEFPKETETFTVENQYMIGNALLACPVTDPRVTEVRILLPGSDELWYDVSNGGVHRGGKVLTLPVTLETVPVLQRGGTIVTRRTGCGSCTADLKQHPFTLTIALDLEGNAEGLLYEDDGHSFSYRDKKQFCLRKFSMHSGRLSSSCADEEALFISGGKLESVVILGQKKVKKNPTLKSTAGKRKIKFEFQPKQALLTLTGLDLDIHTDWEIRINN, encoded by the exons ATGAGCA AGATTCTCTGTGGGGACAAGGCATTGGTCACATTTAATCCTGAAGGCAGATTCTGCTTTGAGACTCTGTCTAATCCAGCCAG GCCATCCTCTAGTTCACCTCAG GGTAAAGAAAATACAGGGCTGTGGAAAGAGACATTCAGACAGTTTCAAGACATCAACGCAAATG GTCCCAGTTCAGTGGGTATTGACCTTAGGCTCCATGGTTTCAGCCATGCTTATGGTATTCCTGAGCATGCAGATTCTCTCCAATTGAAGGACACCAG TGGTGGTGAACCGTATCGACTGTACAACCTGGATGTGTTTGCCTACAAGATCAACAGCAGACTGGGGCTTTATGGttctgttcctcttctgttagCTCACAACCTAGACAGGACGCTGGGCATCTTCTGGCTCAACCCCTCAGAAACTCTGGTAGATCTGCAGTATGACTCAAGCGATCAGGAG GAAGAAGATGCCCCACAAGTGAAGAAGAGAAGGGTAGATTCTCAAATTGATGTGCACTGGGTGTCAGAGAGTGGAATAATTGATTGTTTCATACTGCTTGGACCTTCCCCCACCAAAGTGTTTTCTCAGTATGCACAGCTCACAG GATACCAAGCCTTGCCACCTTTGTTTTCTCTGGGATATCACCAGTGTCGCTGGAACTATAAGGATGAAAAGGATGTGAAAGCCGTTGATGCTGGCTTCGATCTCCATACCATCCCTTATGATGTAATCTGGCTGGACATAGACCACACTGAAGGCAAGCGCTACTTTACCTGGGATTCCAAACTGTTTCCTAACCCAGTGGATATGCAGCTCCATCTGCAGAGAAAGAACAGGAAG TTGGTGGTTATCAATGATCCCCATATCAAGGCTGACCTTGATTGGCCTTTTTTCTGTGAATCCAGAGATGGAGGCCATTTTGTGAAGGACAGAGATGGTGGACTTTACCATGGAACATGCTGGCCAG GTGATTCCTGCTACTTGGACTTCAGTAGCTCAAGGACACGGTCATGGTATGCCAGGCAGTTCTCACTTGACAAGTATAAA GGGTCTACAGAGTCCTTGTTTGTGTGGAATGACATGAACGAGCCCTCTGTCTTTTATGGACCCGAGCAGACAATGCCTAAAGACTTGCTTCATTATTCAGGCTGGGAACATAGGGAATTACACAACCTGTATGGCTTCTTCCAG CACATGGCTACTTTTGAGGGTTTGATAACTCGCTCTGCTGGCTTGGAGAGACCATTTGTTCTGTCACGCTCCTTCTTTGCAGGGTCTCAGAGAATGG GTGCTGTATGGACAGGAGACAATGTTGCTACCTGGGAGTATCTGAAGATCTCAATCCCTATGCTGTTGTCACTGAGTGTAACTGGAATGCAGTTTTGTGGTG CTGATGTAGGTGGCTTTGTGCAGGATCCTGACCCGGAGTTGCTGGTGCGTTGGTACCAGGCGGGCGCGCTGCAGCCTTTCTATAGAGGCCACTCGGCTAAACAGACCAAGCGGCGTGAGCCCTGGCTGTTTGGGGATGCAGTTACTTCAGCAGTGCGAGCAGCAATCCAGCAGAGATATTGCCTCTTGCCTTATTGGTACACACTCTTTCACCTAGCCCATACCTCAGCATTGCCCCCAATGAG ACCACTGTGGGTGGAGTTTCCAAAGGAGACCGAAACCTTCACTGTGGAAAACCAGTACATGATTG GCAATGCTCTCCTGGCTTGTCCTGTGACTGACCCAAGAGTCACAGAGGTCAGGATTTTACTACCGGGGTCAGATGAG CTGTGGTATGATGTCAGCAACGGAGGTGTGCACAGAGGAGGCAAGGTTCTGACACTTcctgtgacactggagaca GTGCCTGTGCTCCAGCGTGGAGGAACAATTGTGACGAGGAGAACAGGCTGTGGTTCCTGTACTGCTGATCTCAAACAACATCCTTTCACTCTTACTATAGCCCTGGACCTGGAG GGCAATGCTGAAGGTCTGCTGTATGAGGATGATGGACACTCCTTCAGCTACAGGGACAAAAAGCAGTTCTGTTTGCGTAAATTCTCTATGCATTCTGGCAGACTCagtagcag ctGTGCAGATGAAGAAGCGCTCTTTATCTCTGGTGGTAAACTGGAGTCAGTGGTGATTCTGGGTcagaaaaaagtgaaaaagaatcCTACTCTAAAATCAA CTGcagggaaaagaaaaatcaaatttGAGTTTCAACCAAAGCAAGCTCTGCTGACGCTGACGGGCTTGGACCTGGATATACACACAGATTGGGAAATCAGAATTAATAATTAG